A genomic region of Peptoniphilus sp. ING2-D1G contains the following coding sequences:
- a CDS encoding UPF0597 protein (High confidence in function and specificity), translated as MEYKEFIQRELLAAFGCTEPIALAYAAAKAKEELGEEPEKIIANLSGNMIKNANSVKVPGTEGRKGIEISLVAGALLGNAGRKLEVLENIDKSRLKECDELIKEGICEVNLVPGIAELYIDVILKKGENSARVVIEHDHTNIVSIEKNGELVFEKPVEKLEDAKVDLSFDKIYDYALNTDYSDIKDILDLEIKYNYEIALEGLENDWGANIGSIIMNSAGDNEREQLAAYASAGSDARMSGCEMPVIINSGSGNQGITVAVPIIVYAKNRGIEGDRLYRALIFANLLGLYMKEGIGKLSAYCGVVSAASASVCGIAMLKGESKEVIEETLSNALAVNSGIICDGAKPSCAMKIASSIRNGFLAYDQAKTKNSFHSGDGIVKKNIDETIRTVGNIAKYGMKKTDEVILNEMLENEYEKN; from the coding sequence ATGGAATATAAAGAATTTATTCAAAGAGAGCTTTTAGCGGCATTCGGCTGTACTGAACCCATTGCCTTGGCCTATGCCGCTGCTAAAGCAAAGGAGGAGCTTGGCGAAGAACCTGAGAAGATAATTGCAAATTTATCGGGAAATATGATAAAAAATGCCAATTCAGTCAAAGTGCCGGGAACCGAAGGAAGAAAGGGAATAGAAATATCCCTTGTAGCCGGGGCTTTGCTTGGAAATGCCGGCAGAAAGCTTGAAGTTTTAGAAAATATAGACAAGTCAAGGCTCAAGGAATGTGATGAGCTGATTAAAGAGGGGATATGCGAGGTGAATTTAGTTCCGGGGATTGCGGAACTATATATCGATGTAATTCTCAAAAAAGGGGAAAACAGCGCAAGGGTTGTAATTGAACATGACCACACAAATATCGTGTCCATAGAAAAAAATGGTGAATTGGTATTTGAAAAACCTGTAGAAAAACTTGAAGATGCAAAGGTTGATTTAAGTTTCGACAAAATATACGACTACGCTTTAAATACTGATTATTCAGACATAAAAGACATTTTGGACCTTGAAATAAAATACAATTATGAAATTGCTTTGGAAGGTCTTGAAAATGACTGGGGTGCAAATATCGGAAGTATTATTATGAATTCAGCCGGCGATAATGAAAGAGAGCAATTGGCAGCTTATGCCAGTGCCGGCTCCGATGCGAGAATGAGCGGTTGTGAAATGCCTGTAATAATAAATTCAGGTTCGGGAAATCAAGGTATCACCGTAGCGGTTCCCATCATAGTATATGCGAAAAATCGAGGTATAGAAGGCGACAGGCTCTATAGAGCTTTGATATTTGCAAACTTGTTGGGTCTGTATATGAAGGAAGGAATAGGAAAGCTTTCCGCTTACTGCGGGGTAGTATCGGCAGCTTCGGCTTCCGTTTGCGGAATTGCAATGTTAAAAGGAGAATCAAAGGAGGTAATAGAAGAAACTCTTTCTAATGCTTTGGCAGTCAATTCGGGAATAATTTGTGACGGGGCGAAACCCTCTTGTGCAATGAAGATTGCATCAAGTATCAGAAATGGATTTTTAGCCTATGATCAAGCAAAGACCAAGAATAGTTTTCATTCAGGCGACGGCATAGTGAAAAAAAACATAGATGAAACCATAAGGACTGTGGGCAATATCGCAAAATACGGAATGAAAAAGACAGACGAAGTAATATTAAATGAAATGCTTGAAAATGAATACGAAAAAAATTAA
- a CDS encoding Hypothetical protein (Family membership) has translation MESKENKTENSKKQFNYNFISVILLYVWAIVFIFEAGKIPDMDSKFFPYIVSGIAIVLATILLLSSIFGPRKNETFDFSGTLKSVKFGALLLVYVILISFFGFYVSTPIYLLGSMYALGQRNKKVMLGVAIFTPIAVYLFFEVLLKLNIPSGILI, from the coding sequence ATGGAATCAAAAGAAAATAAAACTGAAAATTCCAAAAAACAATTTAATTATAATTTTATATCGGTTATTCTTCTTTATGTTTGGGCAATTGTATTTATTTTTGAGGCAGGCAAAATTCCCGATATGGATTCGAAATTTTTCCCCTATATAGTTTCAGGAATTGCAATTGTATTGGCTACTATTTTATTGCTTAGTTCCATATTCGGGCCCAGAAAGAATGAAACCTTTGATTTTAGCGGAACCTTGAAATCTGTTAAATTCGGAGCTTTATTACTTGTATACGTAATATTGATAAGCTTTTTTGGCTTTTATGTTTCCACGCCGATATACCTGCTTGGATCAATGTATGCATTAGGTCAAAGAAATAAAAAGGTAATGCTGGGTGTCGCAATATTTACACCTATTGCAGTGTATTTATTCTTTGAAGTTTTATTAAAGCTCAATATACCGAGCGGAATACTGATTTAA
- a CDS encoding hypothetical protein (High confidence in function and specificity): MDFLGYALQIFTFDNLLWLTIGSVVGSILGALPGMSATTGIAIFLPVTFGLEPVTGLITLAAIYVNASFGGNITAVLINTPGTDDSLFMTIDGYPMTVRGEGLKAIGVTTFSAFIGGITGGLALLFIAPPLAQIAIKFGPVELFLTTMMGIVIIVGLSKENMLKGLASAALGLLCSVVGYDGVTGKSRLNFGIHEIYDELPLLPVVLGLFAVSQVLIMVSEEQESIAIDNSSMKGSPFLSAKDHLHILGTNIRSAIIGTIVGIIPAAGTTVAAGISYNITKKMDPHPETFGKGNERGLACVSAANNAVVGGSLVPLLTLGIPGNGTSALFLGGLLIHGLAPGLQLFTASADVAYGLIFGLLLSNIFILIIGLFGAPLYARVTIIPKSVLIPVVGTFCVLGAFTYRNLIFDIFLILFFGFIGFYMIKANFSMAPFVLAFVLGKTSEINLRRALSLYGADIWTALLKPIPLLLLTINIVFLVSPFWEDIKKIFKKS; this comes from the coding sequence ATGGATTTTTTAGGCTACGCTTTACAAATATTCACATTTGACAATTTATTGTGGTTGACAATAGGTTCTGTAGTGGGTTCAATACTTGGAGCACTTCCCGGTATGTCAGCTACAACCGGTATAGCAATATTTTTACCCGTTACTTTCGGACTTGAACCTGTAACAGGTCTTATTACCCTTGCGGCAATATATGTAAATGCTTCCTTCGGAGGAAATATCACCGCCGTACTTATAAATACGCCCGGAACCGACGACTCGCTTTTTATGACAATAGACGGATATCCGATGACTGTTAGAGGAGAAGGTCTAAAAGCTATTGGAGTAACTACATTCAGTGCTTTTATCGGAGGAATTACCGGAGGTTTGGCTCTTTTGTTCATAGCTCCGCCTCTTGCGCAAATTGCAATTAAATTTGGACCTGTGGAGTTATTTTTAACTACTATGATGGGTATAGTAATCATAGTAGGTTTATCTAAAGAAAACATGCTTAAGGGACTTGCCAGTGCAGCTCTTGGACTTTTGTGTTCCGTAGTTGGATATGATGGAGTCACAGGCAAGAGCAGACTTAACTTCGGAATACATGAGATATACGACGAACTCCCATTACTGCCTGTAGTACTTGGACTTTTTGCAGTATCTCAAGTATTGATAATGGTTTCGGAAGAACAAGAATCAATAGCCATAGATAACTCAAGCATGAAGGGAAGTCCTTTCCTGTCTGCAAAGGATCATCTGCACATATTGGGAACAAATATCAGGTCTGCAATAATAGGAACTATAGTTGGAATTATTCCTGCTGCAGGTACAACTGTAGCAGCCGGAATCAGTTACAATATTACAAAAAAAATGGATCCGCATCCCGAAACCTTCGGAAAAGGAAATGAAAGAGGACTTGCTTGCGTATCAGCTGCAAACAATGCAGTAGTAGGAGGATCCTTAGTACCGCTGCTGACTCTTGGAATACCGGGCAACGGTACATCAGCTTTGTTCTTGGGAGGACTTTTAATTCACGGGCTTGCTCCGGGATTACAACTGTTCACTGCAAGTGCCGATGTAGCTTACGGACTGATTTTCGGTCTGTTGCTTTCAAATATTTTTATTTTGATTATCGGTCTGTTCGGAGCACCATTATATGCAAGAGTGACTATTATTCCAAAAAGCGTTTTAATACCTGTAGTTGGAACTTTCTGTGTACTGGGAGCCTTTACTTACAGAAATTTGATATTTGATATATTTCTGATATTGTTCTTCGGATTTATCGGATTTTATATGATAAAGGCTAATTTCTCAATGGCACCCTTTGTACTTGCCTTTGTACTGGGAAAGACTTCGGAAATAAATTTAAGAAGAGCACTTTCCCTTTATGGCGCGGATATATGGACTGCATTGTTAAAACCCATACCCTTGTTATTGTTGACTATAAATATAGTATTCCTGGTATCTCCCTTCTGGGAAGATATTAAGAAGATATTTAAAAAATCTTAG
- a CDS encoding Hypothetical protein (Family membership), which yields MFNKRNLLVTVLSLILLFTLTACGGKDKAEEPANNATENTAEATNTEETEVAGETTSASGIVRPEGVPEDYPNKEIQYLYGFSPGSVQDAYIRILFDKIKEMEGWKHGMIVNYQEGASGRIQWNALANAKPDGYTIGFTPTAMLIPSVAEANDVDFGFDKYAYIFSLMSDPGAIGVAADSKYNTLEDLVNDAKANPGKISLGVTSVIGSEGLTVKLIEKASGAKFNTTAFNGGADVMAGVIGGHVDAFCLNITDTTTFVDNGQIKVLATGNNERSEFMPDVPTYKESGYDVIQLNTRAVSGPKDMPEPIRQYLENCLVAAANDPEVKKQAEEMQAPTDSLTGEEVKASFGEFYDMLTKLWADEPWQ from the coding sequence ATGTTTAACAAAAGAAACTTGTTGGTTACTGTATTATCACTTATTTTACTTTTTACATTGACAGCATGCGGAGGAAAAGATAAAGCGGAAGAGCCTGCAAACAACGCAACAGAAAATACTGCAGAAGCTACCAACACTGAAGAAACAGAAGTTGCCGGTGAAACTACATCAGCAAGTGGAATCGTAAGACCTGAGGGAGTACCTGAAGATTATCCAAACAAGGAAATACAATATCTTTACGGATTCTCACCGGGATCAGTTCAAGATGCTTATATAAGAATCTTGTTTGACAAAATTAAAGAAATGGAAGGCTGGAAACATGGCATGATAGTTAACTATCAAGAGGGGGCGAGTGGAAGAATTCAATGGAATGCACTTGCAAACGCTAAACCCGACGGATATACAATAGGATTTACACCTACAGCCATGTTAATTCCAAGCGTTGCAGAAGCAAATGATGTAGACTTCGGATTTGATAAATACGCATATATATTCAGTTTAATGAGCGACCCGGGAGCTATCGGAGTAGCTGCTGATTCTAAATACAACACCCTTGAAGATTTAGTAAATGACGCTAAAGCAAATCCCGGAAAAATTTCGCTCGGAGTTACATCTGTAATAGGATCGGAAGGACTTACAGTAAAACTTATTGAAAAAGCTTCCGGAGCAAAGTTCAATACTACAGCCTTTAACGGGGGAGCAGATGTAATGGCAGGTGTAATTGGAGGACATGTTGATGCATTTTGCTTGAACATCACAGACACTACAACCTTTGTCGATAACGGTCAAATAAAAGTGTTGGCGACAGGTAACAATGAAAGATCGGAATTTATGCCCGATGTACCGACATATAAAGAAAGCGGATATGATGTAATTCAATTAAATACAAGAGCGGTATCAGGACCTAAGGATATGCCTGAACCAATCAGACAATATTTGGAAAACTGTTTAGTTGCTGCAGCCAATGACCCTGAAGTAAAAAAACAAGCTGAAGAAATGCAAGCTCCCACAGATTCTTTAACAGGAGAAGAAGTAAAAGCATCCTTTGGAGAATTTTATGACATGCTTACTAAACTATGGGCAGATGAACCTTGGCAATAA